A part of Amycolatopsis lurida genomic DNA contains:
- a CDS encoding TetR/AcrR family transcriptional regulator — MGNREDLMAGAIQCLKEKGWSRTTVRDIATAAGVSHAAIGYHFGSREALLLTAFSQAMDDWGREIQVEMMSAVDPDASPSEQYAASWRAMIDSYGRNRQLWIASIEAFVQSEHHPELRKQLAAAQREGRRGMAAGILGIDEDTLTEADERRVGAVATALNSGVMLQHMLDPENGPTAEEVVEGLMKLVSLVS, encoded by the coding sequence ATGGGTAACCGCGAGGACCTGATGGCGGGCGCCATCCAGTGCTTGAAGGAAAAGGGCTGGTCACGCACCACGGTGCGGGACATCGCGACGGCGGCCGGGGTCAGCCACGCGGCGATCGGCTACCACTTCGGATCGCGCGAAGCCCTCCTGCTGACGGCGTTCTCGCAGGCGATGGACGACTGGGGCCGGGAGATCCAGGTCGAGATGATGAGCGCCGTCGACCCCGACGCGTCACCCTCGGAGCAGTACGCGGCGTCCTGGCGCGCGATGATCGACTCCTACGGGCGCAACCGGCAGCTGTGGATCGCCTCGATCGAGGCGTTCGTGCAGTCCGAACATCACCCTGAGCTGCGGAAGCAGCTCGCCGCCGCCCAACGAGAGGGCCGCCGGGGAATGGCGGCGGGCATCCTCGGGATCGACGAGGACACCCTCACCGAGGCGGACGAGCGGCGGGTCGGCGCGGTGGCCACGGCCCTGAACTCGGGTGTGATGCTGCAGCACATGCTCGACCCGGAGAACGGCCCGACGGCCGAAGAGGTCGTGGAAGGGCTGATGAAGCTCGTCTCCCTGGTGTCCTGA
- a CDS encoding UDP-glucose dehydrogenase family protein, translating into MSAARIVVVGTGYVGLTTGACLAGLGHRVTCVDVDQAKVARLSAGRVDILEPGLSELVSRGLTSGRLEFVVGARDAVRDAEAVFLCVPTPMGAGGSADLRAVEAVTTEIGDVIPPGCALITKSTVPVGTSKRIQAMLGRSDVPVVSNPEFLREGTAVEDFLGPDRIVVGSDDVAAARWVGDLYADLAAPVVVADAASAELVKYAANCFLAMKLSYVNSIAELCERLGADIDLVTEGMGYDRRIGRSFLKPGPGWGGSCLPKDTSALVRVAESVQYDFTLLTSAIEENIAQRDRIVAKIAGAVGGTLAGSRIGVLGLAFKAGTNDLRDSPALAVASVLGALGAELTAYDPAVGGHIDGMTVVDDPYQVAKAADAVVVLTEWDEFKRLDWTYMAEQMDGDSVVDTRNLLDPQRILDAGLSWQGVGRPRAALRRKVAVS; encoded by the coding sequence ATGAGCGCTGCTCGGATCGTGGTGGTGGGGACCGGTTACGTCGGATTGACCACGGGAGCCTGCTTGGCCGGCCTGGGGCATCGAGTCACTTGCGTCGATGTCGACCAGGCGAAGGTCGCAAGGCTCTCCGCCGGACGGGTGGACATCCTGGAGCCGGGATTGTCCGAGCTGGTGTCGAGGGGGCTGACCAGCGGAAGACTCGAGTTCGTGGTCGGCGCGCGCGACGCCGTTCGCGACGCGGAGGCCGTTTTCCTTTGTGTGCCGACACCGATGGGCGCGGGCGGCTCGGCGGACCTGCGGGCGGTCGAGGCCGTGACCACCGAGATCGGCGACGTCATCCCGCCGGGGTGCGCGCTGATCACCAAATCGACCGTTCCGGTGGGGACGTCGAAGCGTATCCAGGCGATGCTCGGCCGCTCGGACGTGCCGGTCGTGTCGAACCCCGAGTTCCTGCGTGAGGGCACCGCGGTGGAGGACTTCCTCGGCCCCGACCGGATCGTCGTCGGCTCGGACGACGTCGCGGCCGCCCGCTGGGTCGGCGATCTCTACGCCGACCTCGCCGCCCCCGTCGTCGTCGCCGACGCGGCCAGCGCGGAACTGGTGAAGTACGCGGCGAACTGCTTCCTCGCGATGAAACTGTCCTATGTGAACTCGATCGCCGAACTGTGCGAACGTCTCGGCGCGGACATCGACCTGGTCACCGAGGGCATGGGCTACGACCGGCGCATCGGCCGCTCGTTCCTCAAGCCCGGCCCCGGCTGGGGCGGCTCGTGCCTGCCGAAGGACACCAGCGCACTGGTCCGGGTCGCCGAGTCGGTGCAGTACGACTTCACGCTGCTCACGTCGGCCATCGAGGAGAACATCGCGCAACGGGACCGGATCGTCGCGAAGATCGCCGGCGCGGTCGGCGGCACGCTGGCCGGTTCGCGGATCGGTGTCCTCGGGCTGGCGTTCAAGGCCGGGACGAACGATCTGCGTGACTCGCCCGCCCTCGCGGTCGCTTCCGTGCTGGGCGCGCTCGGCGCGGAACTCACCGCCTACGACCCCGCCGTCGGTGGCCACATCGACGGAATGACCGTGGTCGACGACCCGTACCAGGTCGCGAAGGCGGCCGACGCCGTCGTCGTGCTGACGGAATGGGACGAGTTCAAACGGCTCGACTGGACGTATATGGCCGAGCAGATGGATGGCGACTCGGTCGTCGACACGCGCAATCTCCTTGACCCGCAACGGATCCTGGACGCCGGCCTGTCGTGGCAGGGTGTCGGGCGGCCGCGTGCGGCGCTGCGGCGGAAGGTCGCCGTCTCCTGA
- a CDS encoding SsgA family sporulation/cell division regulator, with the protein MIEAREIFYASRAQLVVRKFGAGGPAMARPVGIDWHYDRADPWAITMRISGTEHVYRFARELLDRGRVEPVGADGHVFVQPLLSQWIEVTVRCACGSCSQVALLSFEHSEIDTVLDATKQLVPLGAEADQFDEAAVDAELARIAYGVA; encoded by the coding sequence ATGATCGAGGCCCGCGAGATCTTCTACGCGTCCCGCGCGCAGCTGGTCGTGCGCAAGTTCGGCGCGGGTGGGCCCGCCATGGCTCGCCCGGTCGGGATCGACTGGCACTACGACCGCGCCGACCCGTGGGCGATCACGATGCGGATCAGCGGCACCGAGCACGTGTACCGGTTCGCGCGCGAGCTGCTCGACCGCGGCCGCGTCGAACCGGTCGGCGCCGACGGGCACGTGTTCGTGCAGCCGCTGTTGTCGCAGTGGATCGAGGTCACGGTGCGCTGCGCTTGCGGCAGCTGTTCGCAGGTCGCGTTGTTGTCGTTCGAGCACTCCGAGATCGACACCGTGCTCGACGCCACCAAACAGCTGGTGCCGCTCGGCGCCGAGGCCGACCAGTTCGACGAGGCCGCGGTCGACGCCGAACTCGCCCGCATCGCGTACGGCGTGGCGTGA
- a CDS encoding RNA polymerase sigma factor, with protein sequence MTEPRVHRDPAFALLSLYETALPEVYGYLLSRCGDRTLAEELTSETFLGAVRACRKEFAPPVSTGWLIGVARHKLADHWRRKAREERGLRLVHEEDYTDPWDERLDALLAREVLASLGAHHQAALTLRYVDGLPVPEVAGHLERTVHATEALLVRARAAFRRAYQEKEGRDA encoded by the coding sequence GTGACGGAACCACGGGTGCACCGGGACCCGGCCTTCGCGCTGCTTTCGCTCTACGAGACGGCGTTGCCGGAGGTCTACGGGTACCTGCTGTCCCGGTGCGGTGATCGCACCCTCGCCGAGGAGCTGACGTCCGAGACGTTCCTCGGCGCGGTGAGGGCCTGTCGCAAGGAGTTCGCACCTCCAGTGAGCACCGGGTGGCTGATCGGCGTCGCCCGGCACAAGCTCGCCGATCACTGGCGGCGCAAAGCACGTGAGGAACGCGGGCTGCGGCTCGTCCACGAGGAGGACTACACCGATCCGTGGGACGAACGGCTGGACGCGCTTCTGGCGCGCGAGGTGCTCGCGTCGCTCGGGGCGCATCACCAGGCCGCGTTGACGCTTCGCTACGTCGACGGCCTCCCGGTACCGGAGGTCGCCGGCCATCTCGAGCGCACGGTGCACGCCACGGAGGCGTTGCTCGTGCGGGCCCGTGCCGCGTTCCGGCGTGCTTATCAGGAGAAGGAGGGTCGCGATGCCTGA
- a CDS encoding SDR family NAD(P)-dependent oxidoreductase, with amino-acid sequence MQITDTAALVTGGASGLGGATAKALAAKGARVFALDLAGAIENAEQVENVTYVEADVTDPEQVRTAVATAAESGVPLRTVVNCAGIGPSARILSKKGPHDLALYAKVVQINLIGSFNVLTLAAEAIAKTEPLADNARGVIINTASIAAFDGQIGQVAYSSSKGGIVGMTLPAARDLASHGIRVLTIAPGIVDTPMLATVSEEFRASLAEGVPFPKRLARPDEYAQLALSLIDHDYLNGEVIRMDGSLRMAPR; translated from the coding sequence ATGCAGATCACCGATACCGCGGCGCTGGTCACGGGTGGCGCGTCCGGGCTCGGCGGCGCGACCGCGAAGGCGCTCGCCGCGAAGGGCGCGCGGGTCTTCGCGCTGGACCTCGCCGGTGCCATCGAGAACGCCGAGCAGGTCGAGAACGTCACCTACGTCGAAGCCGACGTGACCGACCCGGAGCAGGTGCGGACCGCGGTCGCGACCGCGGCCGAGTCCGGGGTGCCGCTGCGGACCGTGGTGAACTGCGCCGGCATCGGGCCGTCCGCGCGGATCCTTTCGAAGAAGGGCCCGCACGACCTCGCTCTGTACGCGAAGGTCGTCCAGATCAACCTGATCGGCTCCTTCAACGTGCTGACGCTGGCCGCCGAGGCCATCGCCAAGACCGAGCCGCTGGCCGACAACGCGCGCGGCGTCATCATCAACACCGCGTCGATCGCCGCCTTCGACGGCCAGATCGGGCAGGTCGCGTACTCCTCGTCCAAGGGCGGCATCGTCGGGATGACCCTGCCCGCCGCGCGCGACCTGGCGTCGCACGGGATCCGCGTGCTGACCATCGCGCCGGGCATCGTCGACACCCCCATGCTGGCGACGGTGAGCGAGGAGTTCCGCGCTTCGCTGGCCGAGGGCGTGCCGTTCCCGAAGCGGCTCGCGCGGCCGGACGAGTACGCGCAGCTCGCGCTGTCGCTGATCGACCACGACTACCTGAACGGCGAGGTCATCCGGATGGACGGCTCGCTGCGCATGGCCCCTCGCTGA
- a CDS encoding gamma-glutamyltransferase family protein: MFTTRPELAGTHGMVASTHWLASATGMAVLENGGNAFDAAVAAGFVLQVAEPHLCGPAGQVPGIFVTAEDRTPRVLAGQGVSPAAATPEYFADLGLDLIPGSGLLPATVPGAWDGWLLLLRDHGTKSLRDVLGYAISYARNGIPLVSRVGDTIRAVQDLFTEHWPTSAALWLPDGKPAEGLHHNPALADTWERLVAEAESVSGREAQIDAGRRAWSQGFVAEAIEAFSRKAFRDDSGRDHAGLLTGEDIAGWEATYEDALQVDFGDWGLVKMGAWTQGPALLQQARLLDGLRDELSYVDGIPTERTVHLAVEATKLAFADREAWYGDSPDVPIELLISREYADARRALITEEASAELRPGGPSPRLPAILEKLRGLEAGSGATGEPTVGPLGETRGDTVHIDVVDAAGNMISVTPSGGWLQSSPTIPELGFCLDSRGQMFWLEQGLPNSLAPRKRPRITLSPSMGLRDGEPVLAFGTPGGDQQDQWQLCFWLAHTLGGLNLQESIDSPAWHTTAFPSSFYPRSWTPREIVVESRLGQSTMDALAARGHAVVDAGPWALGRLSAVSRSGGVLRAAANARGMQGYAAGR; encoded by the coding sequence GTGTTCACGACCAGGCCGGAACTGGCCGGCACCCACGGCATGGTGGCATCGACGCACTGGCTGGCCTCGGCCACCGGTATGGCGGTGCTCGAAAACGGCGGCAACGCCTTCGACGCGGCGGTGGCGGCCGGGTTCGTCCTGCAGGTCGCCGAGCCGCATCTGTGCGGCCCGGCGGGGCAGGTCCCCGGCATCTTCGTCACCGCCGAGGATCGGACTCCGCGAGTTCTCGCCGGTCAGGGTGTCTCGCCCGCGGCCGCGACGCCGGAGTACTTCGCGGATCTCGGGCTCGACCTGATTCCCGGCAGCGGTTTGCTCCCCGCGACCGTCCCCGGCGCGTGGGACGGCTGGCTGCTGCTCCTGCGGGATCACGGCACGAAGTCGTTGCGCGACGTGCTCGGTTACGCGATCTCGTACGCGCGTAACGGCATTCCGCTGGTCAGCCGGGTCGGGGACACGATCCGCGCGGTGCAGGACCTCTTCACCGAACATTGGCCGACGTCGGCGGCGCTCTGGTTGCCCGACGGCAAGCCCGCCGAAGGATTGCACCACAACCCGGCCCTCGCGGACACCTGGGAGCGGCTGGTCGCCGAGGCCGAGTCGGTCAGCGGACGGGAGGCGCAGATCGACGCCGGACGTCGCGCGTGGTCGCAAGGTTTCGTCGCCGAGGCGATCGAGGCGTTCAGTCGCAAGGCCTTCCGTGACGATTCCGGGCGCGATCACGCCGGTCTCCTCACCGGTGAGGACATCGCGGGCTGGGAAGCGACGTACGAGGACGCGCTACAGGTCGACTTCGGTGACTGGGGCCTGGTGAAGATGGGCGCCTGGACGCAAGGCCCGGCCTTGCTGCAGCAGGCGCGGTTGCTGGACGGCCTGCGCGATGAACTGTCCTATGTGGACGGGATCCCGACGGAACGCACGGTGCACCTGGCCGTCGAGGCGACGAAGCTGGCATTCGCGGATCGTGAGGCTTGGTACGGGGATTCGCCCGACGTGCCGATCGAGTTGCTGATCTCCCGTGAGTACGCGGACGCCCGCCGCGCGTTGATCACCGAAGAAGCGTCCGCTGAACTCCGCCCAGGAGGCCCCTCGCCGCGGTTGCCCGCGATTCTCGAAAAGCTGCGCGGGCTGGAAGCCGGTTCCGGTGCGACGGGGGAGCCGACGGTCGGGCCGCTGGGCGAGACTCGTGGCGACACCGTGCACATCGACGTCGTCGACGCGGCAGGGAACATGATCTCGGTGACGCCGTCGGGTGGTTGGTTGCAGTCGAGCCCGACGATCCCGGAGCTGGGATTCTGTCTCGACTCACGGGGGCAGATGTTCTGGCTGGAACAGGGGTTGCCGAACTCGCTGGCACCTCGGAAACGGCCGCGGATCACGCTTTCGCCGTCGATGGGCCTGCGTGACGGCGAGCCGGTCCTCGCGTTCGGGACCCCGGGCGGCGACCAGCAGGACCAGTGGCAGCTGTGTTTCTGGCTGGCGCACACGCTCGGCGGGCTGAACCTGCAGGAGTCGATCGACTCGCCCGCGTGGCATACGACCGCGTTCCCGAGTTCGTTCTATCCGCGTTCGTGGACGCCGCGGGAAATCGTGGTCGAATCGCGGCTCGGTCAGTCCACAATGGACGCTCTTGCCGCGCGTGGGCACGCCGTCGTCGACGCGGGACCTTGGGCGCTCGGGCGGCTTTCGGCCGTGTCGCGGTCCGGCGGCGTGCTCCGCGCCGCGGCCAACGCGCGCGGCATGCAGGGCTACGCCGCCGGCCGCTGA
- a CDS encoding PadR family transcriptional regulator, translated as MKRRKVGNLLALAILSTLNERPMHPYEMASILKSRGKDRDMGIKWGSFYTVVGNLRKHAFIEAVQSGREGARPERTVYRITDAGRDEMLDWLRELLGELAPEEPKFVAGLSVLGWLGPDEVIALFRTRLAALDEDIAATRAELARLIEEIPRLVLLELEYHLAIRVAEAEWVRSILGELTSGAMPGLAEWRALLAERGTTG; from the coding sequence GTGAAACGGCGAAAGGTCGGGAATCTGCTCGCGTTGGCGATCCTGTCGACACTGAACGAGCGCCCGATGCATCCGTACGAAATGGCCTCGATCCTGAAGAGCCGCGGCAAGGACCGCGACATGGGGATCAAATGGGGCTCGTTCTACACGGTCGTCGGCAACCTGCGGAAACACGCCTTCATCGAGGCCGTCCAGAGCGGCCGCGAGGGCGCCCGCCCCGAACGCACGGTGTACCGGATCACCGACGCCGGCCGTGACGAAATGCTCGACTGGTTGCGCGAACTGCTCGGCGAACTCGCGCCGGAGGAGCCGAAGTTCGTCGCCGGCCTGTCGGTGCTGGGCTGGCTCGGGCCGGACGAGGTGATCGCCCTCTTCCGCACCCGGCTGGCCGCACTGGACGAAGACATCGCCGCGACGCGGGCCGAACTGGCGCGGCTCATCGAGGAGATCCCGCGGCTGGTGCTGCTCGAACTCGAATACCACCTGGCGATCCGAGTGGCGGAAGCCGAATGGGTCCGCTCGATCCTCGGAGAACTGACTTCCGGTGCCATGCCCGGTCTCGCCGAATGGCGGGCCCTGTTGGCCGAAAGGGGGACTACCGGCTAG
- a CDS encoding VOC family protein, which translates to MPDPFDALRAPSQPVEPDPLFAAELRDNLRRAVLNGADMTETAEVRSLTPYLVVTDARAALDFYVEVFGARRRSDPIVMEDGRVGHAELAIGDSVLMFAEEFPELGIVVAPAGGPLIRVEVADAHASAARAVELGGELRRPVADEGHGLSGEIKDPYGQRWLVAQATPRPASGATPIRHGEAGYFTFQVPDDERAKAFYGAVLGWQFSPGRVEGGWGVEGSGLQGGLWGGPGRQVGWKPMYAVDDLAAALDRVRAQGGQAGETEQQPYGLSADCVDNQGIEFWLWEQPRS; encoded by the coding sequence ATGCCTGATCCGTTCGACGCGCTTCGCGCGCCCTCGCAGCCGGTGGAGCCTGACCCGCTCTTCGCCGCCGAACTGCGCGACAACCTTCGTCGCGCCGTCCTGAATGGAGCCGATATGACGGAAACAGCCGAAGTACGTTCCCTGACGCCCTATCTCGTGGTCACCGACGCGCGCGCCGCACTCGACTTCTATGTCGAGGTGTTCGGAGCGCGGCGGCGGTCCGATCCGATCGTGATGGAGGACGGCCGGGTCGGGCACGCGGAACTGGCCATCGGGGACAGCGTGCTGATGTTCGCGGAGGAATTCCCCGAACTGGGCATCGTCGTGGCCCCCGCCGGTGGCCCGTTGATCCGGGTCGAGGTCGCGGACGCGCACGCGTCGGCCGCGCGGGCCGTGGAGCTGGGCGGGGAACTTCGGCGTCCCGTCGCGGACGAAGGCCACGGGCTGAGCGGGGAGATCAAGGACCCGTACGGCCAGCGGTGGCTTGTCGCGCAGGCGACGCCTCGGCCCGCTTCGGGCGCTACGCCGATCCGGCACGGCGAAGCGGGCTACTTCACCTTCCAGGTCCCCGACGACGAACGCGCGAAGGCGTTCTACGGCGCCGTTCTGGGCTGGCAGTTCTCGCCAGGGCGGGTCGAAGGCGGCTGGGGTGTCGAAGGTTCCGGCCTGCAAGGCGGACTCTGGGGCGGCCCGGGGCGGCAGGTGGGCTGGAAACCCATGTACGCCGTCGACGACCTCGCCGCCGCTCTCGACCGTGTCCGCGCCCAAGGCGGCCAGGCAGGCGAAACCGAACAGCAGCCCTACGGCCTGAGCGCCGACTGTGTGGACAACCAGGGCATCGAATTCTGGCTCTGGGAACAGCCGCGCTCGTGA
- a CDS encoding helix-turn-helix domain-containing protein, producing the protein MTGSPWMTLKETADYLRMHVRTVQQKALEYDRSDGKRGLKNMQPSGPDGKRLVHIDDANRWMEKQPPSRGIRRFSVAS; encoded by the coding sequence GTGACCGGCTCACCGTGGATGACGCTCAAGGAAACCGCGGACTACCTGCGCATGCACGTCCGAACCGTGCAGCAGAAAGCCCTCGAGTACGACCGCTCGGACGGTAAGCGCGGGCTCAAGAACATGCAGCCGTCCGGCCCGGACGGTAAGCGGCTTGTGCACATCGACGACGCCAACCGCTGGATGGAGAAGCAGCCGCCTTCGCGCGGCATCCGCCGTTTCTCCGTCGCTTCCTGA
- a CDS encoding tyrosine-type recombinase/integrase, which yields MSPGYVHRIYSVFNVSIKAALDEEVLTASPLAGVKLPKRHKKPKPYLSTKSNAAMSEHLREDYRDALAFGLETGLRPGELCGLHSDRIDLDRGWMLVAETFVKRRRIIRPYPKDGDVRWVPLTDLACEIAERRIGGRDESKGCGFAHSDGLPCSGVLTFLTVRGRIMHPDTMGWHMNNAAETAKVPRRSPYTIRRGWATRAAEGGLDAFQIAEILGHATLDQAQEYVQQTPAARMKLVAALSKYPQLTVLEGGLGQTSDAKGGSGAKSGADVDSQTLALDRGRIRRSAG from the coding sequence ATGTCCCCCGGCTACGTACACCGCATTTACAGCGTGTTCAACGTGTCGATTAAGGCAGCGTTGGATGAGGAGGTGCTCACCGCCTCGCCGCTCGCCGGGGTCAAGCTCCCCAAGCGGCACAAGAAACCTAAGCCCTACCTGTCGACGAAGTCGAACGCAGCCATGAGCGAGCATCTGCGCGAGGACTACCGGGACGCATTGGCGTTCGGGCTCGAGACTGGCCTGCGCCCCGGCGAACTGTGCGGCCTGCACTCCGATCGAATCGACCTCGACCGCGGTTGGATGCTGGTCGCCGAGACGTTCGTCAAGCGGCGCCGGATCATCCGCCCGTACCCGAAGGACGGCGATGTGCGGTGGGTACCGCTGACCGACTTGGCGTGCGAGATCGCCGAGCGGCGCATAGGCGGACGAGATGAAAGCAAGGGGTGCGGGTTCGCCCACAGCGACGGCCTGCCCTGCAGCGGTGTCCTGACGTTCCTGACCGTGCGCGGTCGGATCATGCACCCCGACACGATGGGCTGGCACATGAACAACGCGGCCGAGACTGCGAAGGTGCCGCGCCGCAGCCCGTACACGATCCGGCGAGGATGGGCCACACGCGCCGCCGAGGGCGGCCTAGACGCGTTCCAGATTGCCGAGATCCTCGGACACGCCACCCTCGACCAGGCGCAGGAGTACGTGCAGCAGACCCCCGCCGCACGGATGAAGCTCGTCGCGGCGTTGTCGAAGTATCCGCAGCTCACCGTGCTTGAGGGCGGGTTGGGGCAGACGTCGGACGCCAAGGGCGGATCTGGGGCAAAATCTGGGGCAGACGTCGACTCGCAGACACTCGCACTAGATCGCGGACGGATCCGCCGTTCTGCCGGTTGA
- a CDS encoding FAD-dependent monooxygenase, whose amino-acid sequence MTTTVLISGAGIAGPALAFWLRKRGFAPTVVERAPALREGGSAVDFRGEQMALLERMGILEDIRAKETAMGAQVIVDVRGKKVAQMPSVFFSGEVEIERGDLTRILYDHTKDDVEYVFGEWITGLEEVADGVDVCFAHGESRRFDLVVGADGLHSGVRRLTFGEEERFRTDLGFHAAGFTVPNHLGLDHLGQICSVPGRTVMVASGRDSSALNVSLVFASESLEVRRRDGDAQKKILVERYADFGWEAPKLLEGLGDVDALYFDSLSQIHLDKWSQGRVVLLGDAAWCAGPGGSGTGLAMMGAYVLAGELAAAQGDHEVAFARYEEKLRGPVKVSQKQAAGIGTFLAPKTRFMVGYRNFLYRVLGSRPMTKVFTWITSRAANAATLESYDAPVVARG is encoded by the coding sequence ATGACGACCACCGTTCTGATCTCCGGCGCCGGCATCGCGGGCCCGGCCCTCGCCTTCTGGCTGCGCAAGCGCGGATTCGCGCCGACCGTCGTCGAACGCGCCCCGGCTCTGCGCGAAGGCGGCAGCGCGGTCGACTTTCGCGGCGAGCAGATGGCCCTGCTGGAGCGCATGGGGATCCTCGAGGACATCCGGGCGAAGGAGACCGCGATGGGCGCGCAGGTCATCGTCGACGTGCGGGGCAAGAAGGTCGCCCAGATGCCGTCGGTTTTCTTCAGCGGCGAAGTCGAGATCGAGCGCGGAGATCTGACTCGTATCCTCTACGACCACACGAAAGACGACGTCGAGTACGTCTTCGGCGAATGGATCACCGGGCTGGAGGAGGTCGCGGACGGCGTCGACGTCTGCTTCGCCCACGGCGAGTCACGCAGATTCGACCTGGTCGTCGGCGCGGACGGGCTGCACTCGGGCGTGCGGCGGCTGACGTTCGGCGAGGAAGAGCGATTCCGCACCGACCTCGGCTTCCACGCCGCGGGTTTCACCGTGCCGAACCACCTCGGGCTGGATCATCTCGGCCAGATCTGCAGCGTCCCCGGGCGCACGGTCATGGTCGCCAGCGGTCGCGACAGTTCGGCCCTCAACGTCAGTCTCGTCTTCGCGTCGGAGTCGCTGGAAGTGCGTCGCCGCGATGGCGACGCGCAGAAGAAGATCCTTGTCGAGCGCTACGCCGACTTCGGCTGGGAAGCACCGAAGCTGCTGGAAGGCCTCGGCGACGTCGATGCGCTGTACTTTGATTCGCTCAGCCAGATCCATCTCGACAAGTGGTCGCAAGGCCGGGTCGTGCTGCTCGGTGACGCGGCCTGGTGCGCGGGTCCGGGCGGTTCGGGCACCGGGCTCGCGATGATGGGCGCGTACGTCCTGGCCGGGGAACTCGCCGCCGCGCAGGGCGACCACGAAGTCGCTTTCGCGCGCTACGAAGAGAAGCTGCGCGGTCCGGTGAAGGTCTCGCAGAAGCAGGCGGCCGGGATCGGCACGTTCCTCGCGCCGAAGACCCGGTTCATGGTCGGCTATCGGAACTTCCTGTACCGGGTGCTGGGCTCGCGGCCGATGACGAAGGTGTTCACGTGGATCACCTCGCGGGCGGCGAACGCGGCGACGCTGGAAAGCTATGACGCTCCGGTGGTCGCACGGGGATAG
- a CDS encoding class I SAM-dependent methyltransferase has translation MTNIKDRKRFKLIPEMGGALARNYARQRGTEPQIALWRTQARELTANLPEGAKILEVAFGPGYFAVELARLGFSVTGLDVAPTFVEIASEYARAEGVDVEFREGDVAAMPFDDETFGLVVCQAAFKNFVWPVKSLDEMYRVLRPGGTAVVQDMNREATDGDIVREVASMKLGRLAALTTRQTLGQLRRRAYTPADFSGLVAETAFRTCEVTTAGIGLDVRLTRP, from the coding sequence ATGACGAACATCAAGGACAGGAAGCGCTTCAAGCTCATCCCGGAGATGGGCGGTGCGCTGGCGCGAAACTACGCCCGGCAGCGCGGCACCGAACCGCAGATCGCACTCTGGCGGACGCAGGCCCGCGAACTCACCGCGAACCTGCCGGAAGGCGCGAAGATCCTCGAGGTCGCCTTCGGCCCCGGCTACTTCGCCGTCGAGCTGGCGCGGCTCGGGTTCTCCGTCACCGGACTGGACGTCGCGCCGACGTTCGTGGAGATCGCGAGCGAGTACGCCCGGGCCGAAGGCGTGGACGTCGAATTCCGCGAGGGCGACGTCGCGGCGATGCCGTTCGACGACGAGACGTTCGGCCTCGTCGTCTGCCAGGCCGCGTTCAAGAACTTCGTGTGGCCGGTGAAGTCGCTCGACGAGATGTACCGCGTGCTGCGCCCCGGCGGTACGGCCGTGGTGCAGGACATGAACCGGGAGGCGACCGACGGTGACATCGTGCGTGAGGTCGCGAGCATGAAGCTCGGCAGGCTGGCCGCGCTGACGACCCGGCAGACGCTCGGCCAACTGCGGCGGCGCGCTTACACGCCTGCCGATTTCAGCGGGCTGGTCGCGGAAACGGCGTTCCGGACCTGCGAGGTCACCACGGCCGGAATCGGCCTGGACGTCCGCCTCACCCGTCCCTGA
- a CDS encoding DNA translocase FtsK, with protein MSVSLSGRLPKDDKNGLGMISSTLVEDSASTHLIVAVVNCATVTTNMDTGEVIPTARIVAVEAFPGSTADAKQLRRVWREAYEQRTGQQAIPFDKVETAPANDAGDLLRDGAGVVVSFPGAGKSKTAEEVDLICQAADLVITSNLASPTMLARKMRIGHAAAERLMDELRRRGVVGEPEGTDEPPVIPEAADLPAIIEAIRGPRADEDQADDDATDPDQS; from the coding sequence ATGAGTGTGAGCCTGTCCGGGCGGCTGCCCAAGGACGACAAGAACGGCCTCGGCATGATCTCCTCGACGCTGGTCGAGGACTCGGCGAGTACGCACCTGATCGTCGCCGTCGTCAACTGCGCGACGGTCACGACCAACATGGACACCGGCGAGGTGATCCCGACCGCGCGCATTGTCGCCGTCGAGGCGTTCCCCGGTTCGACCGCGGACGCGAAGCAGCTGCGCCGGGTGTGGCGCGAGGCGTACGAGCAGCGCACCGGGCAGCAGGCGATCCCGTTCGACAAGGTCGAGACCGCCCCGGCCAACGACGCCGGCGACTTGCTGCGCGACGGCGCCGGGGTGGTCGTGTCATTCCCCGGTGCGGGCAAGAGCAAGACCGCCGAAGAGGTCGACCTGATTTGCCAAGCGGCTGATCTGGTGATCACGTCAAATCTCGCCTCGCCCACGATGCTCGCCCGGAAGATGCGCATCGGGCACGCGGCCGCCGAACGGCTCATGGACGAACTCCGGCGCCGGGGCGTGGTCGGCGAGCCCGAGGGCACCGACGAACCGCCGGTGATCCCCGAGGCCGCCGACCTGCCCGCGATCATCGAGGCGATCCGCGGCCCGCGCGCCGACGAGGACCAGGCCGACGACGACGCGACCGATCCGGACCAGTCGTGA